The Lates calcarifer isolate ASB-BC8 linkage group LG18, TLL_Latcal_v3, whole genome shotgun sequence region AAGTCCATAATCTTGCATGTCTGCTCGTTAGGGATCGTTTCAATGCATTTACCGTAAAGGCTCGAATACAGGAGCACTCTAATTTAAGTGTCGACTAGACTGATCACGGAGAAACAAACGTCAGCTGGCTTAACAGCAGTAAAACTACCACAAACACATAACATTGCCACATAAGACAACAGACTAAAACGCAAAACGATGAAAATGGAccacaaagcaacacaaagcAATCCCAACAAGATGTTAAACCGTcacaatgacagaaataaatgaccacaaagagacgcAAAATAACCAggaacagagaaagacacagaaactacaacaaatacacataaagCGAAGAAATAAACAGAAGTAGAACCAtgaaaatgatgcaaaacaaccactaCCCCGCCACATGAGACACAAACTGATCACAAATTACAGAAAGTCACCAAGTGTCtgcaaagacacagaaagacactgaaagtgaccacaaagagacacaagagTTGTAAACAGACATCCATCTTGTTACCATCTGTCCATATTAGTGGCCAAATCTTATGTCAGAAACAGCTGcttcagacacagaaacacaaacagatccTTAACCACGAAAGACCAAAAGAGACTAGAAGACaagaaggctaatgctaatgcccGCCGCTAATTAGTTAGCTCATTAGCTTACCTTAGCACCGCAGGTGCGCTCAGCGTCCAGCTTCCCTCGTGGTCGACGAAAACAGCTCCAACTTTGTTTCAACGTCCAAGACTTCTTCAGTAATAAAGTTTCTAACAAACACAGTTCTAACGAACCAAAGCGATAGCTAAAAGGACGGTTTTACTCCttgatttcacttgtttttctgattttgattttctgctgctctgctctctgcttctcGGTCACGATCAATGACGACACACGCAACCACACACAACCGACGCATGGCATACAAACGCTGATTGGTTGGTTGATTATGCTCCGCCTATTtcgcctctgattggtcaaaaCAGCGGAAGTTGTTCCCTCAAAGTAGTAAACACTACTTCTGATTGCTCACTTCTCTGAGACCATGGAAGGGTTGATCCGCGTTTTGCCTGCACTACTTCCATTTTATAATGTAAAATACGTTTATagtattattttctcttttaagaCACTAATCAAGGAGAAATATACTATCACTGTCTTTGCTCCATGTTCTGGAGGCAATCATCAGTGAATTTATAAACTATATGGATTTATAGGTGACAATGTGTAACTCACCTATCATCACCTACAGAAAGAAATTgattttgtgattgttttttgttaattattGGTAAAGCCAATATGAACAAAACACAAGGTTAAATGGACATTTTGAATCTAGATTAGATTAGAATTTAAACTTGTTAGATTTAACAGTAAACTTAACTTGAAAATGAGGAAACTAACAGATTGGATCCATTGGCACTTGACAGTTTGTCTTCCTGTAATAAAAGAgcagtttggattttatttgcAGGAGGAAGGAAACTGAGTCCTGGCATTTATCAGAAACTCAATATTTAACCACTTCACTCATGACAGAGCTTCCCATTATCATTTATTGTATTTAGACAGCTGGAACAGAGGTAAAACCATTATAAACATCAGGCTGCAGATGCTCACACAGGGAACACCTCAGGTTTAGTATGTCAAGACAGCAAACAAACGACATCCTCTGTTGTATTTCATCACAGCATGCAGATCACAGACCTGAGTGTGGTCTGGAGTCCATCAGAGGTCCTGCTGATGAGTCGTTGGGGTCCACAGACAACAATGAAAGGTAAATGACATTTATATGTATCTTTTATACTTTTTTGGAAGCCCCTTCTTGCAATGGGATACTCATAAGCTTTTTCAATCATAATCTATTATAGTTTTTATATCCATGGTGGCCTTTGGCGATTAAGACAAGTAAAGAACTTTCAGTATAATACTACACTTGATTTTCCATACTTAAAGGgtaactccagtatttttgaacctgggccttatgttatgtttttaggtgtaaatCATTGATTGGGAAAACAACCTTTAgaatctgtgcagtattgagcaagaatggtGTACCTGGCCACTACAAAACAGCTGatatatatcattatattttcatcttgcaaactaactaacagatggaggcagtggtagtCCAGCAGCGCCCGTGTTCTTCactgtaaaatcactgtttttgtcagtggagtctggtaatgACATAAACTAAGaacaactaaaatgaaaataagcaCTTAAGTGGACATACATTGACATGGACAAGGTTCATTGttttacactgcagcagttgTTCACGGTGGCTGGATAGtctgttcttgatcaatactgcaccatttccaaagatttttgtcagGTTAGAAAATACCAtagtaagtagtagtagtaagtgATTAAAagtacacaaaaacaaaaacatcctaAATGCAttcaaccaaaaaacaaaacaaaacagaaaaagaaacagcaacaaGGTTCAGAGTGCAAAGAAATCAACTTTTGCTCCAAAAGATTACAATTtataaacttttaaaataaaaataatttttaaaataaaaacaatcagaaGTTAATGAATAATATTCTGTAACAATGTGGTGTAAGATACTGAATCTATGCAGCAGTGTCAGATTTAAGGCTTAGTGTTTTATAGTAACAGTATTGTTATTACAGCTTGTATTTCTGGAAGGTTTACGAAGTTACTTTACAACAGCACGAGCACACCAATTCAACTTCCTGAGgattattttgtaatattttctaataaaaacaaaaattagaATGGCAGCAGACCTTGCAACAGACAGTTATAGCAGTATGTATTTGGACATAAATCTTGGAAGCCCATTCTTACCcccaaaaataaagaaataaaataaaaatgattgaaCATAATGAGTAAGGCATGTATCTCAAAGCTATGACTTGGTACTTAATAAAGTCAAATTAAGCATATTTGAGATAACCACACACAGTATTAACATATAGAGAAACTACTGTATATTAATACAAATTTGGTTTAAAAGAAAAGTCTAGATTTATGAGTTTGTAAGAAAAAATTAAGAATATTGTAATTATGAGATGTAATTATGTGAGAATATGTTCTTATGCATAAATCATTCATGTGAGATGGAAAGTTATGTCAAAGGAATttaacatatttatatatatatatttgcaacctcttatttattgattgatttatttttgggaATTAATGGGCTTCCACATTAATAAGCTCAAGACAATATGAAGATTTATATTTTCCTACATTTTGTTCTTTGAGGCCTCATGTGAATGgaaaaattaatgattaatgaataataattttgaCATGATGAGtggtctgtaaaatgtccaTGAAGTCACAGGTCACAGATTTTCTGTAAAGTGAAGGGAACACTCTGATATTGGGGAATATCCACTTGTTTTTAACTCATTTGATTCAGTAAATTAGAAATACACTGAACCTTTTCCACGTTAAGCACTTCTGAACTTTGTCcaaaatatcaatatatttAACCTGTAGGCTATTTTTGTCATCGCTGAGATCCATACAGTACATAACAGTCTGTGTATTAATGACATGAAATTTCAGCCAAAATATCAGTATGTTCCTTCACAATAAGAGCACAGGTTAAATTACAGTAGCACTGAAGTTAGGTTGATGTTGCATCAGGTCATTTGGGCACTGCTGATTGGCCATTGCAAAGCAGTGAGGGTGGGGGCTCAGGGATTATTCGTGGTGCCGACAGCCTCCTTCCTGCCAATCTGACAGTAGAGAATCATGGAGAAAACCATGCCAAAAATCTGTGGAGAGAGCAAAACACATAATATAATCAGTCACACTTTACACCCCAaacacatgggaaaataaggcccaaaaacaccagagttatCTTTTACTATAAAGTGTTCCCAATGTTCAGTCACTGTCTACACTTGTTAGCAAAGAACTAAATTCCCCTTGTATGTGATTTCTCTGACGAGCCTGGTCTACCACGAGAAAATAACcaaattttaaatgtgaatattgtatgtttgtgtaaatgGTTGCTTCTAGTGGGAAATAAACTGGGTGTGTACTCACTAGCAGGATGGCGATAGCGAAGGCAATCCCCAGCACTATCTCCATGTTTTTCTCCATCAGACTGATGATTTTGGTGGCGCAGGGCTGCAGGACaagaaaacatcatcattataCTGTACACCACATAGTTTTATGATTTGCGTGTTTTTCAGCAATCTTTTTGACTGATTCCAGTAATATAATCTGTAGTAAGTTTTAAGTCTCCGTATGCTGGTTTTCATATAAGGTAACTGAAACCAATGACTACCTGAAGAGACAATCTAATGTTCAGCAGTGATCAGCAGTGAAATATCTCTCAAAGGTATTTAACCACCTATAGGACCCTGAAAATCTCCTAGAGGTCCACTAGAAACCTAAATCTAAAGGATTTGTAAAACCTTGTCACTGACCACTATCACTTCCAAAACTACATGTAGAGCCTTCACAATGACCATTGGAACCTCTAAAAGACCCACAAAAACTCATCACTGACCACTACAACCTGTAAAAAGACCCAAAAAATCTCTTAATGTTTACTAAAGCTTCCCAAAACTGTCCATAGAACCTCATCAGTGACCACTCACACCTTCTAAACAACCCCTGGAACAACCTGAAAAACCTCTACGACCTTCCCACTGaccatcaaaaaatattgaATGATCCTGAGAACCTCCTCAGTAACCACTACATTCTCATAAAGGAACCCTAGAACCTTTCTTTAAATCCTGTAAATGATGTACCATACTGTTGTGATGAATGAAAGTAAAACCCACCATAAAGTGTGCTAGTGAACCTCAAtgcaggtttttcctttaatttgtcatttgtctttGTGGCCAGTCCAGAGCTACGTTTTTGTGAAGAAGGGTTAAATCAAAATTTCTGTACTCTAGTCATAATTCAGTTACACTCGTGCTCTGGTCTCACCTCTTGGTAGATTGCGGATGATTTGCAGTCTGCTATGGTGCTGTTGCAGCGACAGGAGTCTGGGATCTTTTCCCAGTCGGATGGTCCATTCAAAAGACCACAACACTTCAGCTGAAAggaaaatacaacaacacatgGAAAATTTCAGACTAAACCAGTTAAGTGCGGTCAGTGTGTCCAATTGGGAAAATGCACATTTGGATCAGTGGAAAGGGTTTGGGTAAATCTACAGGAAATGAATGCGAGCCTAATTAACTTTCCCAAAAGAGATTTGagtaaacgtgtgtgtgtgtgtgtgttagtgttacCTCACGCTGCAGTTTCTCCAGGTCATCCCTCACAGCCTGTGGTTGGGCTGACAGCGGCGTAAAACCATTCAGACGTTCTTTCACCCAGTTGTTCACCTTTAAAACACGCAACAAAAAAGAGCAGCGATCAGCATGACATTTGATTCTCCCAACAAAGTGCTGAGTGCATGGACAGGTGACATGAGGACAgagttacttcctgttttacctTTGATTCGTCAACGGCTCCCAGGATGCCTGCCGCCAgcaggaggatgaagatgagaaGTAGGAAGATGAAGAACTGAGGGGACACAGGAGGAGTAAGAGGgttgaatttgtgtgtgaacattttCACAGCTTTAGATATCAGAGTTCTTTAAATTTACAAGACAAAAGTTTAGTATTCTCTGAGATTATAAAGTCATaaatgtgtgagaaaaaaaatcacaaattctgAACTCTTTTCCTTGTACATTTCTGACTTTGATCTCAGAgaatattcagttttttctcaGACATTTATGACTTTAATCTCTGAAATTCTGGTATATTATCCACCTCCCCAGGATctctaatttctttttaaatttccagTGTCCCTAATACACCATTGAAGCTGAATGACTTTtaacaaaaaacttttttttttttggtcatgaTTTAAGACAGGAAATAtcagataataataatctgatgctcaccagcagcagcatacAGCGGTTCTCTCTGATGGCTCCACAGCAGCCAAGGAACCCGAGCACCATGATGATCACTCCAATGGCAATCATCAGGTCAATGCCAGGAAGAGATTCATTGGTGATCTGAAAATGggaagaggaggtggggaaGGGGGGCaagtaaacacaaaacaaagtgaaactgtGCCACTGTAGAGAGTTTTGGAAGAGCTTGGATTtaagaggtgaagaggaggaacaaaTCTCAGCTTGTGTGGAAATGGTGCCAGCAACGAGTAGAATTAAACTGAGACTCTCACCTGGTTTCCACCCTTGCTAACTTTTAGGTAGATGCCCACGCCCAGGATGATGCAACCACTCAGCTGTatagtgagagtgagagtgagagtgagagtgagagagagagagagagagagagagattcattttaaatcacaaagTGTGCAACAAATGTCACTTGAAGAGTTTACTGGTGAAAATCAGATGACATCTGGTGGAGAAAACCTGCAAGGCTGAAACTGTGAAAGTATCAAAAGACACCATCTTAGAAGTTATAGAAACACGACCAGGAAACTATGATAAGAGAGGAAATGCCCACTTAAAAGaatttataaaatgtaactgAACAGTTGCAGAATAGATAGTTTGCTGTGAGCACATGACTTGTGCACACTTAATAGTTTCTACCACACCCAAGGTAAAGTTTCCAATTCCATTTAAAAATGAGTGTGCACTGCTCTACTCTGCCCAGGAAACTCTAGACTGCACAACGTGGTTAGGGTGGATATGAAAACCAGATACTGTAGGTTCTACTGCGCACAGTTAGCTTTCTGCCACACACACTTGAGTCCCTGGTGTTGTCTACAGCGTCTGTAatgatcactgctgctgctcaaaaGCAAGTTTctacaacacacaacactgtttttattgtcttgAAATTTTCTAGGTCACACCAGATTCTGCTGCACATAAGATCATTTGTGATTCTCTGAGATTTCCCAGTggtgaaaaagtaaaaacatttactAAAGTACTATACTTAactgtatttccattttatgctactttctCAAATAATCATCAGAGGAAAAATGTGTACTTTTCGCcacactgcatttatttgacagttttagcTACTcgttactttgcagattttaaCTTTAGtatttttgatatatttattttacattttgaaataattattacattacattacaaattacaaaaaaaacagggtCTAATTTAGTCCCACTGTCACAGAAATCTTCTTTGAAAACTTAACCAC contains the following coding sequences:
- the LOC108895868 gene encoding tetraspanin-8, which codes for MAVNKCIKYLLFFFNLLFWLSGCIILGVGIYLKVSKGGNQITNESLPGIDLMIAIGVIIMVLGFLGCCGAIRENRCMLLLFFIFLLLIFILLLAAGILGAVDESKVNNWVKERLNGFTPLSAQPQAVRDDLEKLQRELKCCGLLNGPSDWEKIPDSCRCNSTIADCKSSAIYQEPCATKIISLMEKNMEIVLGIAFAIAILLIFGMVFSMILYCQIGRKEAVGTTNNP